The DNA window TGAAAGTGGTTGTTCTGATAATTGCAGGCATTAAAAACTTGAATAGGTTAGAGTGCCTTAGTCTTATTTAAAGTTCACACGGGTTATACaggcctttttttaaaatcagcttttatttgttttaaaaatataaataagtcATAAATAGCATCTTTcaaatagtttaaaaacataAGGTATACAACAATTTTTCTGggttctgaaaatatttttttcttgagtacATATTAAATAAGTTGCTATTCTGAATAGTACCGTTAGAAAATTgcttaaattatttctaaatattgaaaatataaataagaaacattagaaattaataaatattttaaatacaataaataactTCCTAGAAGGAAataagaatatatataaatgcaaaCCATTGTTACTATTTCTGGTTCTTAAAACAGAACAACACTCTTGTCTGCCACATGACAGATGTGTAACAAAGGATTGTGCCTGAACTAAAACATTTAGGCACTGAAACTCCTGGTATTTTTCAAATAGCGCACAGCCCTCACTGTTTTCTCCATAAATGAAGTAAAGTCTCGGAGGATGAGGTGGGTGGTGATTTTCTCTATCCAGGTCTTACTGGACTTCAGCTTTGTGCGGAGGGATTCCTGGGTAGCTGCATCTGGGATGGTCACTTCTTCGGGATTGATCACctataaaaaaagacaatatcGGGGGGATCCTGGTTAAAACAGTGTAATTGAGCTTGTTGGAGAGCATCAGTTTGTGTATTCCCAACCAGCTGCATATCCAcactttctgtgctgcagacaacagccctccctgggagctgtgcttcTGTACAGCCATGCTTCTGTGGAGGGGTTTGAGGAATGCTGATGCCTGCTACGATTCCTGTGTAAGAATCTCTGATCTATACTGTTTGCTCTGGTTTGAATGCAACATCTGGCATTGTGGTCCAACACTGCACTGAGCAGATCAATGCACCTCTCCTGCTGTCCATTAGTCTtgtggggaggtgggaaggcCCTGATCATGGTTTGTTCTAACCTGTACTGGCTGCTCCATCCTGAGTCACATAAGCTGACTTTGGGAGTAAAAACTCTCACGTTTTGTAGTAGATTAACAGTTTCTAGAGATGTCAAATTTGTTTAGTTGCTTAATTCTTACTTTCCAGGCATTTAGTCACAGAGGAGACTGAGTGCTGCCAACTTTCACTGATGTGTGGGAGCACAACTACAAGATGAGTGAAAGGAGTTATGTACTTTATTATTATGCAAGCCTCCTTCTggaacatctttttttttttttgtgaaatacaaaatataaatattctttctgtCCAGACTACTTGGAAGTGGATTCTGATCACACCCCCTGTTACTGATATACCCAGCTCCTTGTTGCACTCTGTAGAAGTTTGTGTCTGGATATCCAGACAGGTATTGTCCTGGTGGATCTATCTAACCACAAGTGACAGATTCTTGCCTTAAATagcagatttttctctcataaagaaaaatttccaaCTTGAAGATGAAGACTTTTCCTCAAAAATTCTGTAGTTTCTACAAGtacaggttttggttttgaacacTGTGTTTAATTCTGCCTATTTGATTACACTGATTCtactaattttcaaaaaaaaccccacctaaTTTCCCTCAGTTATGAAACAAACTTTCTGCAAACTAATATATCAAGTTGGAAGCCAGTAGTCAGTTGCTGTCTTATGATGGGGCTATTATTCTCAGCTAACACTGTGTGAAAAAAGCTTCCTTTCACTTTCAAGAATGATGGGCATAAATCAATATGTTAGGAAAGGTATGGCAAACAAACAGTGGACTTTTCACAGATGCCAAAAAGCATCTTGAAGGAAATAGTACCCCGAGACTTTTGCAGTCCTTACGTGGATGATTTTTACTTGGGCAAATAGGTTCCCCAAtgacaaaggaaatatttatgttaaGGATTTTTAATGTGAGCAAGAACTACAGGAAATAAGTGAATTTTTGAAGTGTGATCTTTCAGAGCTCTccaaaacatggaaaatgtcTGTCAGAAATAAGTAGCATTTAGTTTACCAAATCAAAACAGCATTTGTCAAgaaagggttttattttcatgatcATTACAAGCAAAATCTGTGCTTTTTAATAGGCAGCTATCTTCCTTGATTTTTAAGCTACTGATAGATATTTCCATATACCATGCAGCTTGGcttaaaagtttgttttggagAGTTTTAAAGATCAATACTgttgtaaaaatgtatttgcctttttttaaatgcatttaattgGTTTGGAAATTAGAAATTCAGTAGAAAGTAGGAAGAAGAGTTgttctttaagaaaagaaaccaaaacttTGTAAAACCTCTAGATTAGTCATGAAGATAAGATCTGAGCATAAGGAACTGTCACCTGttgtttcagtgggaaatgTTCAGCTTCACACAGCATCCTGTATCTCTGACTGCACATCAGTATTAAGCCATAACAGTTATCAGAGTGAATTTAAAACCAACTCACCATTTGTCTTATGGTATGTGCCAGGTGCTCTGTACTATAGCATAGCGATTCAAGGTTTTGGTTTTCACTAATAAAAGTTTCTTGCACATATTTGAGGTATGTCTGAAATGTATAAAGCCCgctggagatttttttcaagcatttatCCTGAAATGAGAGAAAGGTGAGAAAGTCACTTACAGCTCAAAATGCCTTGATCGCAATGCTGTGTGCAGGTTAGCAGATGATGCTTATACAGAGTGTGAAGGTCTGGCTAAAGCCAGCTGGAGCCGGCACAAATCTTTAGGTCAACttccacaggttttttttagCAGGCAAAAGTTGCCCCAGGCACATAGGGTTAGACCAGAAAGGAGTTCCTTGCCTCATCGAAGCCGGCGTGCAGACACCCGTCTTCCTCCGTCACTCTGGGGAGGTTGAGGTTGTTCTGGAGGAGCATTTCCATGCTGTTCTCGCAGACGGTGAACTTCTCGCACATCTGGGGAGAGACACCGAGAAGTTTCGGTCGCACCTTGGCCGGAGGCAGCCCCTCCCGGGCCGGGTGAGTGCGCGAGTGCGAGCCCGCGGGCCGCCCGTACCCACCTCTCGCTGCAGCTGAGCCGCCCGGTCGCGCAGCAGCTGCGCCAGCCGCAGGCTGTGGGGCagcgccgcccgccgcgccgccgcctcctccggCTCGGCCTCCCCCGAGGAGTCTGCGGCCCCGGGCAGCGGGACGGCGGCGGCccgcggcagcagcagcagcagcagcggcagcaggagGATCGGCAGCGCGGGCTGGCGGCGGCCGGAGCGAGCACGGGCGCAGCCACAGCTCGGGGAGAACTTCATCGTGCGGCTTCTCGGCTCCGGCCCCGGCCCCTTCTCGTCGGCGAGGCTGGCGGGTTGAATGAGCTCCGGGCATCCCTGAACGTGTATTTATCGAGGGGGCTTCGAGATTATTCATGGCCTGGGAAAATCCGGCATGAGAACAcggagggggtgggggggggggggtgtgctTGAAGGAGCGTGCCGGCTTGACACTGTTGGAGAGCGGGATTGTGAAACGCGGCCGGTGGGAACATGAAGTAATCCTGCTCCGTAATTCCTTGACGGCTGGGCTGCCCCCTGCACACA is part of the Chiroxiphia lanceolata isolate bChiLan1 chromosome 1, bChiLan1.pri, whole genome shotgun sequence genome and encodes:
- the IL6 gene encoding interleukin-6, with the translated sequence MKFSPSCGCARARSGRRQPALPILLLPLLLLLLPRAAAVPLPGAADSSGEAEPEEAAARRAALPHSLRLAQLLRDRAAQLQREMCEKFTVCENSMEMLLQNNLNLPRVTEEDGCLHAGFDEDKCLKKISSGLYTFQTYLKYVQETFISENQNLESLCYSTEHLAHTIRQMVINPEEVTIPDAATQESLRTKLKSSKTWIEKITTHLILRDFTSFMEKTVRAVRYLKNTRSFSA